A region from the uncultured Holophaga sp. genome encodes:
- a CDS encoding DHA2 family efflux MFS transporter permease subunit, producing MTGSGHRQINPWIIALTVMIATFMEVLDTSVANVALSHIAGNLSSTVEETTWVLTSYLVANAVVLPLGGYLSSLMGRKRFYLTCVAIFTAASFLCGVAPSLGWLIFFRILQGLGGGGLQPISQAIMVETFPLEKRGTAMAVYGMGVVLAPIIGPVLGGWITDNYSWHWIFLINVPVGFLSMALVTSLVHDPIGFKRIDLKKGGSFDFIGIGILTLGLASLEIVLDEGQRKDWFSSNLIVFFAIVAVIGLVTAVVYELRKEQPIVDFKLLKDKNFAIATLMLFVLGFVLYGSLALLPMFLQSLMGYTALLSGLVLSPGGIAILIGMPVVAQLMKRYDTRLIIGAGFLVCGLGLFQMANFNLEVDFSTAMVSRIVQSVGLALLFIPINVTAFAPIPHEKTSYAASLLNLVRNIGGSMGIALVTTILSRRSQFHQARLIGNLSPGDPAFQGFLDRATGLYMGQGGLSAADAAHAAQGAAYGTVVKHATMMAFSDTFWVMGLLSVILIPMVFLLRRTILAKDAVIAAE from the coding sequence ATGACGGGAAGCGGCCACCGCCAGATCAATCCCTGGATCATCGCCCTCACGGTGATGATCGCCACCTTCATGGAAGTGCTGGACACCAGCGTGGCGAACGTGGCCCTCTCCCACATCGCCGGCAACCTCAGCTCCACCGTGGAGGAGACCACCTGGGTCCTGACTTCGTACCTGGTGGCCAATGCCGTCGTGCTGCCCCTGGGGGGCTACCTCTCCAGCCTCATGGGGCGCAAGCGCTTCTACCTCACCTGCGTGGCCATCTTCACCGCCGCCTCCTTCCTCTGCGGCGTGGCCCCCAGCCTGGGCTGGCTCATCTTCTTCCGGATCCTGCAAGGACTGGGCGGCGGCGGGCTCCAGCCCATCTCCCAGGCCATCATGGTGGAGACCTTCCCCCTGGAGAAGCGGGGAACGGCCATGGCCGTCTATGGCATGGGTGTGGTGCTGGCCCCCATCATCGGGCCGGTCCTCGGGGGCTGGATCACGGACAACTACAGCTGGCACTGGATCTTCCTGATCAACGTGCCCGTGGGTTTCCTGAGCATGGCCCTGGTGACCAGCCTGGTCCACGACCCCATCGGCTTCAAGCGCATCGACCTGAAGAAGGGCGGAAGCTTCGACTTCATCGGCATCGGCATCCTGACCCTGGGACTCGCCTCCCTGGAGATCGTCCTGGACGAGGGCCAGCGCAAGGACTGGTTCTCCTCCAACCTCATCGTCTTCTTCGCCATCGTGGCCGTCATCGGTCTGGTGACGGCGGTGGTCTACGAACTGCGGAAAGAGCAGCCCATCGTGGACTTCAAGCTCCTCAAGGACAAGAACTTCGCCATCGCCACCCTCATGCTCTTCGTGCTGGGCTTCGTGCTCTACGGCAGCCTGGCCCTGCTCCCCATGTTCCTCCAGAGCCTCATGGGCTACACGGCGCTCCTGAGCGGTCTGGTGCTGAGCCCGGGCGGCATCGCCATCCTCATCGGCATGCCCGTGGTGGCGCAGCTCATGAAGCGCTATGACACCCGGCTCATCATCGGCGCCGGCTTCCTGGTCTGCGGCCTGGGGCTCTTCCAGATGGCCAACTTCAACCTGGAGGTGGACTTCAGCACCGCCATGGTCTCGCGCATCGTCCAGAGCGTGGGCCTGGCCCTGCTCTTCATCCCCATCAATGTCACGGCCTTCGCCCCCATCCCCCATGAGAAGACCAGCTATGCCGCCAGTCTGCTGAACCTGGTGCGCAACATCGGCGGCAGCATGGGCATCGCCCTGGTGACAACCATCCTCTCCCGCCGCTCCCAGTTCCACCAGGCCCGCCTCATCGGCAACCTCAGCCCCGGCGACCCCGCCTTCCAGGGCTTCCTGGACCGGGCCACCGGCCTCTACATGGGCCAGGGGGGACTCTCCGCAGCGGACGCCGCCCACGCCGCCCAGGGCGCCGCCTACGGCACCGTCGTCAAGCACGCCACCATGATGGCCTTCTCCGACACCTTCTGGGTCATGGGGCTCCTCAGCGTCATCCTCATCCCCATGGTCTTCCTCCTGCGGCGCACCATCCTGGCCAAGGACGCCGTCATCGCGGCGGAGTAG